The Urbifossiella limnaea nucleotide sequence TCCGAACCCCGACAGGGAACTCCCCGGCGGCGGCGTGTCCGCCAGCCCCCGGCCGGACGAGCCCCGCACCAGCTTCGCCAGGTACGGCACCGCCGGCCGCGCCGCCGCCCCCATCCACCCCAGCGCCAGCGCCGACTCCCCCCGCACGAACGGGTCGGTGTGCTGCAGGTGGGTGATCAGCGTCGCCAGCGCGGGGAAGCCGATCTGGCTGAGCGCCTTCGCCGCCAGCCGGCACAGCACGATGTTGGTCCCCCGCATCGCCTCCGCCAGCGCCGGCACCGCGTCGGCCCCGTCGGCGCCCATGTTCCCCAGCGCCTGGGCCGCCCCGCTGGCCGTCCGCGGGTCGGCGTCGCGCAGGGCCTCGCACACTGCCGCCAGTGCCGGCCGGGCCAGCGGGCCGAGCCGGCCCAGCGCCCAAACGGCCTGCCGGCGGACGTACTTGTCGTCGTGCCGCAGCATCAGCTTCAGCGGCGGCAGCGCTTCCGGCCCCATCTGCCCGAGCGCCTGCGTCGCCGCCTCGCGGACCTTGCCGTCGGCGTCGTCGGCGGCGCGGACCAGCGCCGGGATGGCATCGCGGGCGAGCCAGCCGAGGCGGCCGAGGTCGCGGGCGGCACGGGCGCGGTCGATCGGTACCGCGGCGCGGAGCCGGCGGAGGAGATCGGGGAGCGGGTCGTCGGTCTGGGTCGTCATCGGTCGCCGCGGCCCGTCCGGGAAGGGAAAGCCACGCACAACTGTAGGACACCGGCTGTGTGCCGCAACCGTCGGTCAGTGTTTCGGTTGTGGCGCGAACCGGTTCGCGCCGGGCCGATTCGCGCTGCGACTGAATCGGCGTAACCCGTTTCCGGAGCAGCGTGTGCGACGAGG carries:
- a CDS encoding HEAT repeat domain-containing protein, with product MTTQTDDPLPDLLRRLRAAVPIDRARAARDLGRLGWLARDAIPALVRAADDADGKVREAATQALGQMGPEALPPLKLMLRHDDKYVRRQAVWALGRLGPLARPALAAVCEALRDADPRTASGAAQALGNMGADGADAVPALAEAMRGTNIVLCRLAAKALSQIGFPALATLITHLQHTDPFVRGESALALGWMGAAARPAVPYLAKLVRGSSGRGLADTPPPGSSLSGFGAGSGAVTPTAPAAATEATADDTCRVYAAQALGKMGAAAAAALPELTAASRHGPDPLRDAARQAARLVEGA